From the Polaribacter huanghezhanensis genome, the window AAAAATATTAGGAGTTTCGGTTCGTGAAAATTTAGGTTTTGCAGATGGATTTTTTGTCAACGATAAAAAGCATCAATTAGAAATCATAAAAATGATTCGTAAATACCAACCAGAAATTGTGTTGTGTAATTCAGTTGATGATCGACACATTGATCATCCGAAAGGAAGTACATTGGTTTCTGACGCGTGTTTTTTAAGCGGATTGATAAAGGTAGAAACGGAATTAGATGGAGAAAGTCAACAAAAATGGCGACCAAAACAAGTGTATCATTACATCCAATGGAAAAACGTAGAACCCAATTTTGTGGTTGATGTAACAGGCTTTATGAATGTAAAAATTGAATCGGTAAAAGCATATAGTTCACAGTTTTTTGATCCGAACAGTAAAGAACCAGAAACTCCAATAACAAGTAAAAATTTTATTGAGAGTATTCATTATAGAGCAAATGATTTAGGAAGATTAATTGGCGTAGAATACGCAGAAGGTTTTACCACAGAACGTTACGTTGCTGTAGAAAGTTTAGATAAATTAATTTAGATTTTCTTTGGTAGAGAATTAAAAAATAAATTATATTTGCACCCGCAATTATATGGTGGTTGTAGCTCAGTTGGTTAGAGTATCGGTTTGTGGTACCGAGGGTCGCGGGTTCGAATCCCGTCTTCCACCCAAAAGCAAAATCCTTCTCGTTATGAGAAGGATTTTTTTGTGCCTAGAGTTTAAGGATTAAAGCAAGGGATGAGAAGTTTATCTTGAGCGCAGTCGAAAGGAATCCCGTCTTCCACCCAA encodes:
- the bshB1 gene encoding bacillithiol biosynthesis deacetylase BshB1, which gives rise to MKLDILAFGAHPDDVELGCGATISKEISLGKKVGIVDLTRGELGTRGSANLRDQEAANAAKILGVSVRENLGFADGFFVNDKKHQLEIIKMIRKYQPEIVLCNSVDDRHIDHPKGSTLVSDACFLSGLIKVETELDGESQQKWRPKQVYHYIQWKNVEPNFVVDVTGFMNVKIESVKAYSSQFFDPNSKEPETPITSKNFIESIHYRANDLGRLIGVEYAEGFTTERYVAVESLDKLI